The following coding sequences lie in one Vespula pensylvanica isolate Volc-1 chromosome 7, ASM1446617v1, whole genome shotgun sequence genomic window:
- the LOC122630404 gene encoding ectopic P granules protein 5 homolog isoform X1 — translation MEKQKSRQKKKKDKIIPPSLEQQIPDAPTLEEFECLFGESPTNYPKGECVENMESELHSAAIDTEIYEKEAAEKAAYEMECNLSVETTEICSESCISHDEIDGKHLATPMQHKDPLEGKVEEVRIVVSEIRLIDVLPSAPAVENQEITSTSEETTSLSNINSDKVLIKEDQIKNESEVSTNKTNAVHAITNDIKPFTENQLASLYNNQELSLVDAFITEFTEIQLRSHAIKQQHKLYELLMNYLRVRNHLIVNSHELERLKENCRETQKQLWCLDKASITETGECQDGNPVSAIHEYSIAHFNQQALLSLSRNLSAIKDILYNIQALYCYEAEVLRLQIEHYIQRVCIFCKEFTNLPPDAPVILMSVQTPSQTVPQLVELRMCITILFTFQRKILKDGKFVTDVRDWLSKLIAVLLRVATWQDHLFLLNHILRCPGGVMNWARSYIQIPLPPTNVIEVSISPLNDPYLDHMIATLAVILLPIKDRDKFLEQVQISLQDTASSPGDTIWVMLDEEGEEDEDIANFGANLFESDLISLLHQIPFNKLFQQILFIQYEDDKYYQNKNLITDHHMIRIFAFSTIIVKLLNKGLKTYDSPRYRQLAKRLSALIRDIVQYVSDQWEVFDKSQVADSSILLKLQTEYDSFLLKATLSIFSSRRLGAWQYLASIPYHIVSLTTLWQIFYTLHTDSTSTDVCMSTVTITEWETELNYSNLRKQFEEKLSNMPGDESYFLLTTFANMAMARTFIDYDFVRAATIDLFQIGFLSEKTQESCSKDARSLLSNLTNKHPTLLSDIILKLRDNFGSVGKLSLYLFTELKMDKWIPQEQDFKILSFWLHQHSLASTESHLARLVLTHINWGLEGNNLYLPVEIHRRVALLIVELVMKYVPDSPTQTASLLAEGVKQVSSIVRPQNSEQAFSLWAWEMLSRLRLHQLDQSDELSQRAISNPTVAFSYLPDMDSDPSLEILNTGVREKQPIACYVAVIMTLWGHSIPLICSKGFNQLQTLQCYYKYEQVLIALHHIVPLFVDCPDSLFKNDKFISLVITLVTADRTYMKMAKNLIAPEFPGPLLKQFSSMIDSHLYKYKRYCLHSPAKLMYLWLNVLILVPDWNKDQNVLHLMDTIIRAVFFHLDTRSIMENMFQSLYSLALKGNNENIATNRNPGSLGSFLSWATGSTNSLSLLGGSTQSIWVAYQVLLTEQYEREIKTGLWREILKELSLQAKISLDTALKRACGTVKMQAFNINGLAIYRWSQQALNTPIEHPILSLLWQNFFTLFLARVPSTPGGTDQGGVGEKFFEGMINLNYLKKLKKRLHEITEYFQLKGEKGIDNGKPITDQRRIFYFNSAKFYKTLNLWLEEPRLQESGLYIPALPPQYMSQKLIVLMQGDQNPWFEYVDYWSAQQSQLEAVQEWEQICFRDPDNQYQKSTFVPPILLEIADPLERIFKRLDTYEHPVSPPLLSSNNNLFTSVSRENLYAPETVITLIKPHLKIILDYAQTYNLLVSEHTAIDCSFLELIPTLYREIENYVTLHALCDPAPVHQKRVRSGVPPIVHCAGAAVIRIKVSEAHVSDGVDHMISQNRAEYENLLVKASQPPPSKITQGCVFMDHLITMLEHELSVSRINENTAVLQKVQKSGVQLFYHLVEFYTEEAALCPPTKQLITTCLEKLGQLFISGEESQGPQLLKTIMQRPNLGGLLGPHFTPVAGGASTFLQMYQTVVELSTGMNVDLCFVLLSKFDVASWLNYRRPRLSERSTFIDLISRALSNIGLNPEEEKLILHELFRNHLRLILLHEFPEHYGEVLSTILKGSESQTLSLDVWRDLLGTLSGKSKSAVVIHLSKIRDEIRHYATEQRLLSRQEMHDTAVLLSRHFMKERLQYGLYGLYPKYRVYNDPLTVFLGMVGHALVVLTLQSDRGSLADQLCEKIWPALSEMYAPWITPYWTRNLREPTAAWIQQLTDDRSVLLPWIITDGPYANRIVSMFVECIRFIIDTMPASNKILSFVWHFYVTNFAHPSIKDHILNVIHGNFLSLPWDRFCPSIGDVELMIKVIDQYLPDSHLFLGSVFTCINWSSWINESLTTFPLAIVARMHICLLNLIVKLSNEPNVRQNERAIQLITQAITFSWHLVDAAAYDQVINWHVMSCDPRVILSLDCEQIHPIDIALNNLLKVVAAYDPSVAYYHPTTLKKRQIYVRSSVKLLINCTTRYKSLLSTNSKAFTSTLSRMLDEMEAVIDTVSETQQIPEAGLLVTEFLHSINQSGPLVDYLRTSWTTWLLQRSASSPVLMGVLKVIGIVIASSSTLGELMEAALEAYFKYTVISEDGRPTWAAVLTILQPVVPRQPPLESVLVSEGRLLALYSVLLKRLPSCRDIREEGMLLINLIDWITAIKTTDIMEEKLPLLWAKACELAYRQCQYSENTVIAARALKGLARALIALADDAGQGWGILGAIGLRKGSQLSIRCKFLSRAIGVYCLAQLPESKCEHQIVRFTSHSPGVAPSRSPDPDTAEIRPSVEAIKAMQNLESLLLNKQYVELKGDIERSIRLIRDSANSLHNAVVVIGALTGELYHQRYLHVLTE, via the exons atggaaaaacaaaaaagtcgCCAG aagaagaagaaagacaaaataatACCACCTAGTCTGGAACAACAAATTCCAGATGCTCCAACTTTAGAAGAATTTGAGTGTCTTTTTGGAGAATCTCCTACTAATTATCCTAAAGGTGAATGCGTTGAAAATATGGAAAGTGAGTTACACTCTGCTGCTATAGATAcagaaatttatgaaaaggAAGCTGCTGAAAAAGCTGCTTATGAAATGGAATGTAATTTGTCTGTTGAAACTACAGAG atatgTTCAGAATCATGTATTTCACATGATGAAATTGATGGTAAACATCTTGCAACCCCAATGCAGCATAAAGATCCTTTAGaaggaaaagtagaagaagtcaGAATAGTAGTTTCAGAAATTCGCTTGATAGATGTTCTTCCATCAGCTCCTGCTGTTGAAAATCAAGAAATAACATCAACGTCAGAAGAGACAACATCtttatctaatattaattCAGATAAAGTTCTAATCAAAGaggatcaaataaaaaatgaatcagAAGTATctacaaataaaacaaatgcaGTACATGCTATCACTAATGATATTAAACCATTTACAGAGAATCAGTTAGCATCTCTTTACAATAATCAAGAATTGTCATTAGTTGATGCCTTTATTACAGAATTTACAGAGATTCAATTAAGAAGTCATGCAATTAAGCAACAACATAAACTTTATGAACTCCTTATGAACTATCTTCGTGTTAGAAATCATTTGATCGTCAATTCACATGAATTagagagattaaaagaaaattgtagaGAGACACAAAAACAGTTATGGTGTCTGGATAAAGCTTCTATAACAGAAACTGGAGAGTGTCAAGATGGAAACCCTGTTAGTGCAATTCACGAATATTCTATTGCTCATTTCAATCAACAAGCACTACTTAGTTTATCACGAAATTTATCAGcaattaaagatatattatataatatccaaGCATTATACTGTTATGAAGCAGAAGTATTGAGATTGCAAATTGAACATTATATCCAAAgagtttgtattttttgtaagGAATTTACGAATCTACCACCAGATGCACCAGTAATTTTAATGTCAGTACAAACACCATCACAAACAGTACCACAGTTAGTTGAACTTAGAATGTGTATTACAATACTATTTacctttcaaagaaaaattttgaaagatgGAAAATTCGTTACTGATGTCAGAGATTGgctttcaaaattaatagCAGTTCTTTTAAGAGTAGCAACTTGGcaagatcatttatttttgttaaatcataTATTAAGATGTCCTGGAGGTGTTATGAATTGGGCACGTAGTTATATTCAAATTCCACTGCCACCAACAAATGTAATCGAAGTTTCTATATCTCCATTAAATGATCCATATCTTGATCATATGATAGCTACATTAGCTGTTATTTTACTTCCAATTAAAGATCGTGACAAGTTTTTAGAACAG gTACAAATATCACTACAAGATACAGCAAGTAGCCCAGGTGATACAATCTGGGTTATGTTAGATGAAGAAggtgaagaagatgaagatattGCTAATTTTGGTGCAAATTTATTTGAGAGTgatcttatttctcttttgcatCAAATTCcgttcaataaattatttcaacagatcctttttatacaatatgaagatgataaatattatcaaaataaaaacttgATTACTGATCACCATATGATACGAATATTTGCTTTTTCTACTATTATTGTAAAACTTCTAAATAAAGGATTGAAAACATATGATTCTCCACGGTATAGACAGTTAGCTAAAAGACTAAGTGCATTAATCAGAGACATAGTTCAATATGTCAGCGATCAGTGGGAAGTATTTGACAAGAGTCAA GTGGCAGATTCATCAATATTGTTGAAATTACAAACTGAATATGATAGTTTTTTGTTAAAAGCAACTCTCTCTATATTTTCCTCTCGGCGATTAGGAGCATGGCAATATTTAGCATCTATTCCATATCATATTGTATCATTAACTACATTATGGCAAATCTTTTATACTTTACATACTGACTCTACATCAacagatgtatgtatgtccaCTGTGACTATAACag AATGGGAAacagaattaaattattctaatctTCGAAAAcagttcgaagaaaaattaagcaATATGCCAGGAGatgaatcatattttttattgacaaCATTTGCAAACATGGCTATGGCAAGAACTTTTATAGATTATGATTTTGTAAGAGCTGCTACAATCGACTTATTTCAA ATAGGATTTCTTAGTGAGAAAACACAAGAATCTTGTTCAAAAGATGCCAGATCACTATTATctaatttaacaaataagCATCCTACACTTCTTTCAgacataatattaaaactaCGAGATAATTTTGGTTCAGTTGGAaag ttAAGCCTATATTTGTTTACTGAATTAAAAATGGACAAATGGATCCCACAAGAACAagattttaaaattctttcattttggtTACATCAACATTCATTAGCATCAACTGAAAGTCACTTAGCACGTTTAGTTCTTACCCATATCAATTGGGGACTTGAAGG aaataatttatatcttcctGTTGAAATACATCGTCGCGTGGCACTTTTAATTGTCGAGCTTGTTATGAAATATGTGCCAGATTCTCCTACACAGACTGCTTCTTTGCTAGCAGAAGGAGTTAAACAG GTATCATCTATTGTCAGGCCTCAAAATAGTGAACAAGCATTCAGTTTATGGGCATGGGAAATGCTATCACGTTTAAGATTACATCAACTTGATCAATCTGATGAACTTTCTCAACGTGCAATATCAAATCCAACAGTagcattttcttatttaccaGATATGGATTCTGACCCATCTTTAGAAATTTTGAATACAGGAGTAAGAGAAAAGCAACCAATTGCATGTTATGTGGCAGTAATTATGACATTGTGGGGCCATTCCATACCCTTAATTTGTTCTAAAGGATTCAATCAATTACAAACATTACAGtgctattataaatatgaacaAGTATTGATAGCTTTACATCACATTGTGCCATTATTTGTTGATTGCCCTGATTCATTattcaaaaatgataaatttataagtcTTGTCATTACATTAGTTACGGCTGATAGAACATATATGAAAATGGCTAAGAATCTCATTGCACCTGAATTTCCTGGGCCATTATTGAAACAATTTTCCAGTATGATAGATTCTCATTTATACAAGTATAAaag atattgcTTACATAGCCCTGCAAAGTTAATGTATTTATGGTTAAATGTACTTATACTTGTACCAGATTGGAACAAAGATCAAaatgttttacatttaatgGATACAATAATTCGAGcagtattttttcatttagatACGAGATCAATCATGGAAAATATGTTTCAAAGTTTATATTca CTTGCATTAAAAGGAAACAATGAg aatatagCAACAAATCGAAATCCAGGATCATTAGGTTCTTTTTTAAGTTGGGCAACTGGTTCTACTAATTCTTTAAGCCTTTTGGGTGGATCAACACAATCAATATGGGTTGCATATCAAGTTTTATTAACTGAAcagtatgaaagagaaataaaaacaggATTATGGCGTGAAATTCTAAAAGAATTGTCATTACAAGCTAAAATATCATTAGATACTGCACTGAAg agAGCCTGTGGTACAGTAAAGATGCAAGcttttaatattaatggaTTAGCTATATATCGTTGGTCACAACAAGCACTTAATACTCCAATTGAACAtcctattctttctcttctgtgGCAAAACTTCTTCACTCTATTTTTAGCAAGAGTTCCTTCGACTCCAGG AGGTACTGATCAAGGTGGAGTGggtgaaaaattttttgaaggaatgattaatttaaattatttaaaaaaactaaaaaaacgATTACATGAAATAACTGAATATTTTCAactgaaaggagaaaaaggtaTTGATAATGGAAAACCTATTACAGatcaaagaagaatattttatttcaactcTGCTAA ATTTTATAAGACTTTAAATTTATGGCTAGAAGAACCAAGATTACAAGAATCAGGTCTTTACATTCCAGCTTTACCACCACAGTACATGTCGCAAAAACTAATAGTACTCATGCAGGGTGATcaa aaTCCATGGTTTGAGTATGTTGATTATTGGTCAGCTCAACAAAGTCAATTAGAAGCTGTGCAGGAGTGGGAACAGATTTGTTTCCGGGACCCGGATAATCAATATCAGAAATCAACTTTTGTACCAcctattttattagaaattgcCGACCCattagaaagaatttttaaaagattagaTACGTATGAACATCCAGTTTCGCCGCCATTATTAAGTTCAAACAATAATCTTTTCACTTCTGTATccagagaaaatttatatgcTCCAGAAACAGTTATAACATTGATTAAACCTCATCTTAAAATAATCTTAGATTATGCACAAACTTATAATTTGTTAGTTTCTGAGCATACAGCTATAGATTGTAGTTTTTTGGAATTAATACCTACACTTTATcgagaaattgaaaattatgttACATTACATGCCCTATGTGATCCTGCACCAGTACATCAAAAACGTGTTAGGTCAGGTGTACCACCGATTGTTCACTGTGCTGGTGCTGCGGTGATTAGAATCAag gTTTCTGAGGCTCATGTTAGTGATGGTGTTGATCATATGATATCTCAAAACAGAGCagaatatgaaaatttattagtgAAAGCAAGTCAACCACCACCTAGTAAAATTACTCAAGGTTGTGTTTTTATGGATCATTTAATTAC TATGCTTGAGCACGAATTAAGTGTGAGTCGAATTAACGAAAATACTGCAGTATTACAAAAAGTTCAAAAAAGTGGAGtgcaattattttatcatttggTGGAATTTTATACAGAAGAAGCAGCATTGTGTCCACCAACTAAACAGCTTATTACAACCTGTTTAGAAAAACTTGGTCAG ttatttattagtGGAGAAGAAAGTCAAGGACCACAATTGTTAAAAACAATTATGCAAAGACCAAATCTTGGTGGATTGCTTGGTCCCCATTTTACTCCTGTTGCTGGTGGGGCATCaacatttttacaaatgtaTCAAACAGTTGTTGAATTGTCTACTGGGATGAATGTTGATTTATGTTTTGTATTACTTTCTAAG TTTGACGTTGCGAGTTGGCTAAATTATAGAAGACCGAGGTTAAGCGAACGATCAACATTTATAGATTTAATTTCTAGAGCTCTATCTAATATTGGACTTAATCCAGAAGAGGAAAAACTTATATTACATGAG TTATTTCGCAATCATTTGCGACTTATTCTTCTACATGAATTTCCTGAACATTATGGTGAAGTTCTTAGTACTATATTAAAGGGCAGTGAAAGTCAAACTTTGTCCTTAGACGTTTGGCGTGATTTATTAGGTACTCTAAGTGGAAAATCGAAAAGTGCAGTAGTAAtacatttatcaaaaattaggGATGAAATACGTCATTATGCAACAGAGCAAAGACTTCTTTCTCGTCAAGAg atGCATGACACTGCAGTCTTACTTAGCAGACATTTTATGAAAGAACGTTTGCAATATGGTCTTTATGGATTATATCCAAAATATAGAGTCTACAATGATCCATTAACAGTATTTTTGGGTATGGTAGGACATGCTCTTGTCGTACTAACACTTCAATCTGATAGAGGTTCTTTGGCAGATCAAT taTGCGAAAAAATATGGCCTGCTTTAAGTGAAATGTATGCACCTTGGATTACACCTTATTGGACTAGAAACTTAAGAGAACCAACTGCAGCATGGATCCAACAACTCACAGATGATAGATCAGTTCTACTGCCATGGATAATTACAGATGGACCATATGCAAATAGAATTGTATCAATGTTTGTGGAAtgtattagatttattattgaCACAATGCCAGCATCTAACAAGATACTGTCTTTTGTCTGGCATTTTTATGTTACTAATTTTGCTCATCCTTCAATCAAAGATCACATATTGAATGTGATACATGGTAACTTTTTATCACTCCCATGGGATCGATTCTGTCCTAGTATTGGTGATGTTGAGCTCATGATTAAAGTAATCGATCAGTATTTACCAGATAGTCATCTATTTCTTGGAAGTGTATTTACATGTATCAATTGGTCATCATGGATAAACGAGTCATTAACAACTTTTCCTTTGGCAATCGTTGCTAGAATGCAcatatgtttattaaatttaattgtaaaattatcaaatgaaCCAAATGTAAGACAG AATGAAAGAGCAATACAGCTCATTACACAGGCAATAACATTTTCATGGCATTTAGTTGATGCAGCTGCCTATGATCAAGTAATTAACTGGCACGTCATGAGTTGTGATCCTAGAGTTATTCTTTCTCTAGATTGTGAACAAATTCATCCTATAGATATAGctttaaataa TTTATTAAAGGTAGTTGCAGCTTATGATCCCAGTGTAGCATATTATCACCCAactacattaaaaaaaagacagatatATGTACGCTCTTcagtgaaattattaattaattgcacAACTAGATATAAATCACTATTATCTACAAATTCTAAAGCTTTTACAAGTACGTTATCTCGTATGTTAGATGAAATGGAAGCTGTTATTGATA CTGTTTCAGAAACCCAACAGATTCCAGAAGCAGGTTTATTAGTAACTGAATTTCTTCATTCTATAAACCAAAGTGGACCATTAGTTGATTATCTTCGAACTAGTTGGACAACTTGGTTATTGCAAAGATCTGCAAGTAGTCCTGTACTCATGGGTGTACTTAAGGTTATAGGTATAGTGATAGCTTCTTCATCTACATTAGGAGAACTTATGGAGGCTGCTTTGGAAgcttattttaaatatactg TGATTTCTGAAGATGGTAGGCCAACATGGGCTGCagttttaacaattttacaaCCTGTGGTACCACGACAACCTCCTCTGGAATCAGTATTAGTTTCAGAAGGAAGACTTTTAGCTCTCTATTCTGTGTTGTTAAAAAGACTTCCTTCATGTAGAGATATTAGAGAAGAAGGTATGCTTCTTATCAATTTAATTGACTGGATTACTGCTATCAAGACTAC ggatataatggaagaaaaattacCATTATTATGGGCAAAAGCATGTGAATTAGCATACAGGCAATGTCAATACAGTGAAAATACTGTAATAGCTGCTAGAGCTCTGAAAGGGCTAGCACGTGCATTGATTGCATTAGCTGATGATGCTGGACAAGGATGGGGTATTTTAGGAGCTATTGGGCTCAGAAAAGGTTCTCAGCTTTCTATTAg GTGTAAGTTTTTAAGTCGCGCAATTGGTGTATATTGTTTAGCACAGCTTCCAGAATCGAAATGTGAACATCAAATAGTAAGATTTACTTCTCATTCCCCTGGCGTTGCACCGTCGAGGTCACCTGACCCAGATACTGCAGAAATTCGACCTAGTGTAGAGGCCATAAAAGCTATGCAGAATCTAGAAAGTCTTTTACTTAACAAGCAATATGTAGAACTTAAAGGTGACATAGAAAGATCGATCAGATTAATTAGAGATTCTGCTAATTCACTGCATAATGCTGTAGTTGTAATAGGTGCATTGACAGGAGAGTTATATCATCAAAGGTATCTTCATGTTTTAACAGAATAA